The Polynucleobacter sp. MWH-UH2A DNA segment TGTACCTTTGTTGGTGAATTTCTTGCTTGAGCAAAAATAAATCTAGCAACTATGGCAAGAATTGATTTTCACAGCAATGTAGCTGACAAATTGGAATATGCGTGTCGCTTGACGCGCAAAATTTGGAGTGCCACACCAGAAGGTCAGCCCGTTCGCAATATCGTGATTGTTGGTGAAAAGGCGGATTTAAAAAAACTCGACGAATTACTTTGGTCGTTTAGTCCTGTGGATTTTTTGCCGCACTGTTTCATTGACGATGAAGCTGCCGCTGAAAACCCAATTGTGCTCAGTGAGAGCTTTGCCTCACCTTCACTTGATTCCATTCCGCATGCCGATGTCATGATTCATCTGGGTGTGCGTATGCCTGCTGATGTGCCGGCGCTGGTAGCAAGGTTTCCACGTATTGTTGAGGTAGTTACGGTCAATGAGGCTGAGCGTTTAGCAGGGCGCGAGCGCTATAAAGCGTATCGCGAGCTTGGTCATGAACTGCATAACTTTGACCAATCTAAAAGCTAATTTCGATTTTTCATGTTGATTCATCCACAGTTTGACCCTGCCGCAATCCGCATTGGTTCCTTTGCGAT contains these protein-coding regions:
- a CDS encoding DNA polymerase III subunit chi; this translates as MARIDFHSNVADKLEYACRLTRKIWSATPEGQPVRNIVIVGEKADLKKLDELLWSFSPVDFLPHCFIDDEAAAENPIVLSESFASPSLDSIPHADVMIHLGVRMPADVPALVARFPRIVEVVTVNEAERLAGRERYKAYRELGHELHNFDQSKS